A stretch of the Macaca mulatta isolate MMU2019108-1 chromosome 14, T2T-MMU8v2.0, whole genome shotgun sequence genome encodes the following:
- the OR4B1 gene encoding olfactory receptor 4B1 (The RefSeq protein has 1 substitution compared to this genomic sequence), whose protein sequence is MASTSNVTTLIFTGLFQDPAVQRVCFVAFLPVYLATVVGNGLIVLTVSMSKSLDSPMYFFLSYLSLVEISYSSTVAPKFITDLLAKIKTISLEGCLAQIFFFHFFGVAEILLLVVMAYDRYVAICKPLHYMNIISRQLCHFLVAGSWLGGFCHSVIQILVIIQLPFCGPNVIDHYFCDLQPLFKLACTDTFMEGVIVFANSGLFSVFSFLILVSSYIVILVNLRNHSAEGRHKALSTCASHITVVILFFGPAIFLYMRPSSTFTEDKLVAVFYTVITPMLNPIIYTLRNAEVKIAIRRLWSKKENSRKE, encoded by the coding sequence ATGGCCAGTACAAGTAATGTGACTACGTTGATTTTCACCGGCCTTTTCCAGGATCCAGCGGTGCAGAGAGTGTGCTTTGTGGCGTTTCTCCCCGTGTACCTGGCCACAGTGGTGGGCAATGGCCTCATCGTTCTGACGGTCAGTATGAGCAAGAGTCTGGATTCCCCCATGTACTTCTTCCTTAGCTACCTGTCCTTGGTGGAGATCAGTTACTCCTCCACTGTTGCCCCTAAATTCATCACAGACTTACTTGCCAAGATTAAAACCATCTCTCTGGAAGGTTGTCTGGCTCAGATATTCTTCTTCCACTTCTTTGGGGTTGCTGAGATCCTTTTGCTTGTGGTGATGGCCTATGATCGCtatgtggccatctgcaagcctcTTCATTATATGAACATTATCAGTCGTCAACTGTGTCACTTTCTGGTGGCCGGTTCCTGGCTGGGGGGCTTTTGTCACTCTGTAATTCAGATTCTCGCCATCATCCAATTGCCCTTCTGTGGTCCTAATGTGATTGACCACTATTTCTGTGACCTGCAGCCTTTATTCAAGCTTGCCTGCACCGACACCTTCATGGAGGGGGTTATTGTGTTTGCCAACAGTGGATTATTCTCTGTCTTCTCCTTTCTCATCTTGGTGTCCTCTTATATTGTCATTCTGGTCAACTTGAGGAACCATTCTGCGGAGGGGAGGCACAAAGCCCTCTCCACCTGTGCTTCCCACATCACAGTGGTCATCTTGTTTTTTGGACCCGCCATCTTCCTCTACATGAGACCCTCTTCCACTTTCACTGAAGATAAACTTGTGGCTGTATTCTACACGGTCATCACCCCCATGCTGAACCCCATCATTTACACACTCAGGAATGCAGAGGTGAAAATCGCCATAAGAAGATTGTGGAGCAAAAAGGAGAACTCAAGGAAGGAGTGA